A part of Prevotella melaninogenica genomic DNA contains:
- a CDS encoding valine--tRNA ligase produces MELASKYDPQVVESKWYQYWLDNKLFSSKPDDREPYTVVIPPPNVTGVLHMGHMLNNTIQDILVRRARMEGKNACWVPGTDHASIATEAKVVGRLAEQGVKKTDLTREQFLEHAWDWTHEHGGIILKQLRRLGCSCDWDRTAFTMDDIRSKSVIKVFCDLYKKGYIYRGVRMVNWDPQAQTALSDEEVIYKDEHSKLYHLKYYVAEEDQAKVERKDEGNVMHKDEKGYYAVVATTRPETIMGDSAMCINPEDVKNTWLKGLRVVVPLVNRVIPVIEDTYVDIQFGTGCLKVTPAHDVNDHALGLKHGLETIDIFNDNGTISEAAGLYVGQDRMDVRKQISKDLEAAGLMEKVEDYDNKVGYSERTHVPIEPKLSTQWFLKMQHFADIALAPVMDDDIEFYPKKYKNTYRHWLENIKDWCISRQLWWGHRIPAYYFKDAEGKNATVVAETTEEALKLAQEINPSVTAADLEQESDCMDTWFSSWLWPISVFDGINNPDNEEINYYYPTSDLVTGPDIIFFWVARMIMAGYEYRGKFPFKHVYFTGIVRDKLGRKMSKSLGNSPDPIMLIEKYGADGVRMGMMLSAPAGNDILFDETLCEQGRNFNNKIWNAFRLVQGWETADTEQPLANKIAVEWFEAKLKEVNAEMNEQFKSYRISEALMTVYRLFWDEFSSWYLEMIKPEYGKPIDKQTYEATLKFFNSLLKMLHPFMPFITEELWQHIYDRKDSESIMRDELKLDAPSKDDLKLIEAIEQVKAIVSGVRTVRNQKNIAPKVELDLNVIGQNNYEAYNSVIAKMANLKTIEVVTEKSGDASGFMVGTDSFAVPVGDLIDVAAEIEKQEKELKHLEGFLAGIKKKLSNENFVANAPAAVIERERKKQSDSEEKIAALKASLEELRKK; encoded by the coding sequence ATGGAATTAGCAAGCAAGTATGATCCACAAGTAGTGGAATCAAAATGGTACCAGTATTGGCTGGACAACAAGCTTTTCAGTTCTAAGCCTGATGACCGTGAGCCTTACACCGTGGTTATTCCACCACCAAACGTAACAGGTGTGCTTCACATGGGCCACATGCTGAACAATACAATTCAGGATATTCTGGTAAGACGTGCCCGTATGGAGGGTAAGAATGCTTGCTGGGTTCCAGGTACTGACCACGCAAGTATTGCCACAGAAGCAAAGGTTGTAGGTCGCCTCGCTGAACAAGGTGTAAAGAAGACTGACCTCACTCGTGAACAGTTCCTTGAGCATGCATGGGACTGGACGCACGAGCATGGTGGCATTATCCTGAAGCAGCTGCGCCGACTTGGTTGTTCCTGCGATTGGGATCGTACTGCTTTCACAATGGATGACATTCGTAGTAAAAGCGTTATTAAAGTATTCTGCGACCTTTATAAGAAGGGCTATATCTATCGTGGTGTACGCATGGTCAACTGGGACCCACAGGCTCAGACCGCTCTTTCTGATGAAGAGGTAATCTACAAGGATGAACATTCTAAGCTCTATCACCTTAAATATTATGTTGCTGAAGAAGACCAAGCAAAGGTTGAACGCAAGGATGAAGGCAACGTAATGCACAAGGATGAGAAGGGTTACTATGCAGTAGTAGCAACTACTCGTCCAGAGACTATCATGGGTGACTCGGCTATGTGTATCAATCCAGAGGATGTTAAGAACACATGGTTAAAGGGTCTTCGTGTAGTTGTTCCATTGGTAAATCGTGTGATTCCAGTTATTGAAGACACCTATGTTGATATCCAGTTCGGTACTGGTTGTTTGAAGGTTACACCTGCTCACGACGTTAACGACCATGCACTTGGCTTGAAACACGGTTTGGAAACTATTGATATCTTCAACGATAATGGTACTATCTCTGAAGCTGCTGGCTTGTATGTTGGTCAGGACCGTATGGATGTACGTAAGCAGATATCAAAGGATTTGGAGGCTGCAGGCTTGATGGAGAAGGTTGAGGACTATGATAATAAAGTCGGATACTCAGAGCGTACACACGTACCAATCGAGCCAAAACTCTCTACACAATGGTTCTTAAAGATGCAGCACTTTGCTGATATCGCCCTCGCTCCAGTCATGGACGACGATATAGAGTTCTATCCAAAGAAGTATAAGAACACATATCGCCACTGGTTAGAGAACATCAAGGACTGGTGTATCAGCCGTCAGTTGTGGTGGGGTCATCGTATTCCTGCTTACTACTTCAAAGATGCAGAAGGTAAGAATGCCACCGTTGTGGCAGAAACTACTGAAGAAGCATTGAAGTTGGCACAGGAGATTAATCCTTCAGTAACAGCTGCCGACCTTGAACAAGAGAGCGATTGCATGGATACTTGGTTCTCAAGTTGGTTGTGGCCTATCTCTGTCTTCGATGGTATCAATAACCCTGACAACGAAGAAATCAACTACTACTACCCTACCAGCGACCTTGTTACTGGTCCAGACATTATCTTCTTCTGGGTAGCACGTATGATTATGGCAGGCTATGAGTATCGTGGCAAGTTCCCATTCAAGCATGTCTACTTCACAGGTATTGTACGTGATAAGCTCGGACGTAAGATGAGTAAGAGTCTTGGTAACTCACCAGACCCGATCATGCTCATCGAGAAGTATGGTGCTGATGGTGTTCGTATGGGTATGATGCTCTCTGCACCTGCAGGTAATGATATCCTTTTCGACGAGACACTTTGCGAACAGGGACGTAACTTCAATAATAAGATTTGGAATGCCTTCCGCCTCGTTCAAGGTTGGGAGACAGCTGATACTGAGCAGCCATTGGCAAACAAGATTGCTGTTGAGTGGTTCGAAGCTAAGTTGAAAGAAGTAAATGCAGAAATGAATGAGCAGTTTAAGAGCTATCGTATTTCAGAGGCTTTGATGACTGTTTACCGGCTCTTCTGGGACGAGTTCTCAAGCTGGTACTTGGAAATGATTAAGCCAGAATATGGCAAGCCAATCGACAAGCAGACATACGAAGCAACACTCAAATTCTTCAACTCACTGCTTAAGATGCTTCACCCATTCATGCCTTTCATCACTGAAGAGTTGTGGCAGCACATCTACGATCGCAAGGATAGCGAGAGCATTATGCGTGATGAGTTGAAACTCGATGCACCAAGTAAGGACGACTTGAAACTTATTGAGGCAATTGAGCAGGTCAAAGCGATTGTCAGCGGTGTAAGAACCGTACGTAACCAGAAGAATATTGCACCAAAGGTTGAACTCGACTTGAACGTAATCGGTCAGAACAACTACGAGGCTTATAACAGTGTAATCGCTAAGATGGCTAACTTAAAGACTATTGAAGTAGTAACAGAGAAGAGTGGCGATGCATCTGGCTTCATGGTAGGTACCGACAGTTTCGCTGTTCCAGTGGGCGACTTGATTGACGTTGCAGCTGAGATTGAGAAGCAGGAGAAGGAACTCAAGCACCTTGAAGGCTTCCTTGCAGGTATCAAGAAGAAACTTTCAAATGAGAACTTCGTGGCAAATGCTCCTGCTGCAGTTATCGAGCGTGAGCGCAAAAAGCAGAGCGACTCAGAGGAGAAGATTGCTGCTTTGAAAGCAAGTCTTGAAGAACTGAGAAAGAAATAA
- the mazG gene encoding nucleoside triphosphate pyrophosphohydrolase yields MHTKEEKLKAFSRLLDIQERLRKECPWDRKQTNESLRPNTIEETFELVDALLKNDSKDICKELGDVMEHVIFYSLLGEEKDDFDVADVCNAQSDKLMFRHDFIDWTGWSVTRSDMIVNAAGQVVYKDEEQQITNNVESSTPNTASQVESTWEQRKQCERDGNTSVLSGVPDSLPSLIKAYRIQDKARNVGFDWEEKEQVWDKVYEELGELKNELEKEDKQRSTEEFGDFLFSLINAARLYHLNPDNALEYTNQKFIKRFNYIEEAAKAKGVTIKDLSLAEMEELWNQAKAENDCNYH; encoded by the coding sequence TTGCATACTAAAGAAGAGAAACTGAAAGCTTTTTCCCGACTTTTAGACATTCAAGAGCGACTCCGTAAGGAATGTCCGTGGGATAGAAAACAGACCAATGAAAGCCTCCGTCCCAATACGATTGAAGAAACGTTTGAATTGGTTGATGCGCTCTTAAAGAATGATTCAAAAGATATCTGTAAGGAGCTTGGCGACGTCATGGAGCACGTTATCTTCTATTCATTGCTCGGTGAAGAAAAAGATGATTTCGATGTTGCTGATGTCTGCAATGCTCAATCCGACAAACTTATGTTCAGGCATGATTTCATTGATTGGACGGGTTGGAGCGTGACACGCTCTGATATGATTGTTAATGCAGCTGGACAAGTTGTTTACAAAGATGAAGAACAGCAGATAACTAATAATGTAGAATCGTCCACTCCTAATACAGCTTCTCAGGTAGAATCAACATGGGAACAGCGCAAACAATGTGAACGTGATGGTAACACTTCGGTGCTTTCTGGTGTTCCAGATTCCTTGCCCAGTCTTATCAAGGCCTATCGTATTCAAGACAAAGCACGCAATGTTGGCTTTGATTGGGAAGAGAAAGAGCAGGTGTGGGATAAGGTGTATGAAGAATTAGGTGAACTAAAAAACGAGTTGGAAAAGGAAGATAAGCAACGTTCAACAGAAGAGTTTGGCGACTTTTTATTCTCTCTTATTAATGCAGCTCGTCTCTATCATCTTAATCCTGATAATGCTCTTGAGTATACAAATCAGAAGTTTATTAAAAGATTTAATTATATTGAGGAAGCTGCTAAAGCAAAAGGAGTTACGATAAAGGACTTGAGTCTTGC